A DNA window from Niabella yanshanensis contains the following coding sequences:
- the mutS gene encoding DNA mismatch repair protein MutS, translated as MSKAKKNIEETPMMQQHKAIKQKYPDAVLLFRVGDFYETFGQDAVIASQVLGITLTKRNNGAAASLDLAGFPHHALDTYLHKLVKAGYRVAICDQLEDPRQAKGIVKRGVTEMITPGTAINDKLLEYKSNNFLAGIHFVADNQFGLAFLDLSTGEFLIAEGDKEYADKLLQSFSPSEVVFQRHQQKKFKEFFGGKMYVYTLDEWIFDENYAQDTLLKHFQMHSLKGFGIEEQKNGLTAAGAIIHYLRDTEHPNLQHITSLQSIQRNDFLWMDRFTIRNLELIYGVNEGDHTLLKVLDNTASPMGARMLKRWLLFPLIDINKINERLELVETLIKETDLRNELVQAIKLCGDIERLVAKIPTKKINPREVLQLAKGLQQVKIVKELCTAHSSDYLQRIGAALDPCPEIAEKIFKEIMENPPAVAVKGGFINNGIQAELDELRDISQSGKAYLAKMQAAEAEKTGITSLKIGFNNVFGYYLEVTNSHKSRVPENWIRKQTLANAERYITPELKEYEEKITGAEEKILVLELRLYDELLNELFKYLQPVQTNGNLLAVIDCLACFAHNAIHYQYRKPELHEGDDWLLKEARHPVIERRLPVGESYIHNDTELNKTDQQIIILTGPNMSGKSALLRQTALITLMAHIGSFVPATEAKISLTDKIFTRVGASDNLSGGESTFMVEMNETAAIINNITPRSLILLDEIGRGTSTYDGISIAWSIVEHLHQSPHQPKTLFATHYHELNELEEKFARIKNYHITNKEVANKIIFLRKLARGGSTHSFGIHVAKMAGMPASLIQRANEILTQLESQHVDEGQPGSQENEKSDSPKALHTDLSEKVKRLNDPKFQLSIFDAHSQTFDEIRQLLSDIDINRLTPVEALLKLQEIKGKLH; from the coding sequence ATGTCTAAAGCGAAAAAGAATATTGAAGAAACCCCGATGATGCAGCAGCATAAGGCTATTAAACAAAAATATCCTGATGCGGTATTGCTATTTCGCGTAGGCGATTTTTATGAAACTTTTGGCCAGGATGCCGTGATTGCTTCGCAGGTTTTGGGCATCACTTTAACCAAAAGAAATAATGGCGCGGCAGCGTCTTTAGACCTGGCGGGATTTCCGCATCACGCATTGGACACTTATCTGCATAAACTGGTGAAAGCCGGTTACCGGGTGGCTATTTGCGATCAGCTGGAAGATCCCAGACAAGCCAAAGGTATTGTTAAGAGGGGTGTTACCGAAATGATCACACCGGGTACCGCTATTAATGACAAACTGCTGGAATATAAAAGCAATAACTTTTTGGCGGGCATACATTTCGTAGCCGATAACCAGTTTGGCCTGGCTTTCCTGGACCTGTCTACCGGGGAATTTTTAATAGCAGAAGGCGACAAGGAATATGCTGATAAATTGTTGCAAAGCTTCTCCCCTTCGGAAGTGGTTTTCCAACGCCATCAACAAAAGAAGTTCAAAGAATTCTTTGGTGGCAAGATGTATGTGTATACGTTAGATGAATGGATCTTTGATGAGAACTATGCACAGGATACGCTGCTAAAGCACTTTCAAATGCATTCTCTAAAAGGCTTTGGGATTGAAGAGCAGAAAAATGGATTAACAGCAGCCGGAGCCATCATTCATTATTTAAGAGACACGGAGCATCCCAACCTGCAACATATTACATCCCTGCAAAGCATTCAACGTAATGATTTTTTATGGATGGACCGTTTTACCATACGTAATCTTGAACTGATTTATGGCGTTAACGAAGGAGATCATACACTACTAAAGGTATTGGACAACACGGCTTCGCCCATGGGCGCCCGTATGTTAAAGCGCTGGCTATTATTTCCGCTGATCGATATCAATAAAATAAATGAGCGGCTGGAACTGGTTGAAACCCTGATCAAGGAAACCGACCTGAGGAATGAGCTGGTACAAGCCATTAAACTTTGTGGCGATATAGAAAGGCTGGTAGCCAAAATTCCTACCAAAAAAATTAATCCTCGTGAAGTGCTTCAACTCGCTAAAGGATTACAGCAGGTAAAAATTGTAAAAGAACTTTGTACAGCACATAGTAGTGATTACCTGCAACGTATAGGTGCCGCTTTAGATCCCTGCCCGGAGATTGCAGAAAAGATCTTTAAAGAAATCATGGAAAATCCTCCGGCAGTTGCTGTCAAAGGAGGATTTATTAATAATGGCATTCAGGCCGAACTGGATGAACTGCGTGACATTTCGCAAAGCGGCAAGGCTTACCTGGCTAAGATGCAGGCGGCCGAAGCAGAGAAAACAGGCATCACTTCTTTGAAGATCGGCTTCAATAATGTATTTGGTTATTACCTGGAGGTGACGAACAGTCATAAGAGCCGCGTACCTGAAAACTGGATCCGGAAACAAACCCTGGCCAATGCCGAACGATATATTACACCCGAATTAAAGGAATACGAAGAAAAGATAACCGGTGCCGAAGAAAAAATATTAGTGCTCGAATTGCGGTTATACGATGAGCTACTAAATGAATTATTTAAGTACCTGCAGCCTGTGCAAACCAACGGTAACTTACTGGCGGTGATTGATTGCCTGGCATGTTTTGCGCATAACGCCATCCATTACCAATACCGGAAACCCGAGTTACATGAAGGAGACGATTGGTTATTGAAAGAAGCAAGGCACCCGGTAATTGAACGCCGCCTGCCGGTTGGCGAAAGTTATATACATAACGACACGGAGCTCAATAAAACGGATCAGCAGATCATCATTCTTACCGGGCCCAACATGAGTGGTAAATCGGCCTTGTTAAGGCAAACAGCGCTGATCACTTTAATGGCGCATATAGGTAGTTTCGTTCCGGCCACAGAGGCTAAGATATCTTTAACAGACAAGATCTTTACCCGTGTAGGCGCATCGGATAACTTAAGCGGTGGCGAAAGTACCTTTATGGTAGAGATGAATGAAACCGCTGCTATCATTAATAATATTACGCCACGAAGCCTGATCCTGCTGGATGAAATTGGTCGCGGTACTTCTACTTATGACGGTATCTCTATTGCCTGGAGCATCGTAGAACACCTGCATCAATCACCACATCAACCCAAAACATTATTTGCAACGCACTACCATGAGCTGAACGAGCTGGAAGAGAAGTTTGCGCGTATAAAAAACTATCATATTACCAATAAAGAAGTAGCTAATAAGATCATCTTCTTAAGAAAACTGGCGAGGGGCGGCAGCACCCATAGCTTTGGTATTCATGTGGCAAAAATGGCAGGTATGCCGGCATCCTTAATTCAGCGGGCGAATGAAATTTTAACGCAGCTGGAAAGCCAGCATGTTGATGAGGGACAACCTGGAAGTCAGGAAAACGAAAAGTCAGATAGTCCGAAAGCGCTCCATACAGATCTTTCTGAAAAAGTAAAACGACTGAACGATCCGAAATTCCAGCTATCGATATTTGATGCGCATAGCCAGACTTTTGACGAGATCAGGCAATTACTTTCAGATATAGATATTAACCGTTTAACGCCGGTGGAAGCTTTGTTGAAACTGCAGGAGATCAAAGGTAAGCTGCATTAA
- a CDS encoding CehA/McbA family metallohydrolase domain-containing protein, with protein MKKILFFLLLIFSLYAQAQPLVDLNAFKSNGAVVSIDQKRVTIKWPGGASAFSRVVLDLEKNQPLFYSIGEEENGRFVDIVKGLDPAFILRQGTRTLSPSSGSWDVFFDRVPNRPYTTELVRLDKSTASVHTIGASTVVKINKVNSRDFSGHIEITFYNGSPLFNIAAVIATDKDSTAILYDAGLVNKKALWKNVAWSDVKNTMLKMEPAAGTPSTDVEVKYRTVIGENATGSLAVFPAPHQYFYPLDEAFNLKFTWYGKNYLDLVPDFGIGIRQEPTGDRRFVPWFNAPPQTQQRLNFFCLASSKNAKATLELVKQFTNNDVFPQLAGHKRMATHFHNEFIMDVVLSGKPVPEKPEFVDVLKKHGLDIVKLAEFHGPGHPKGPDSIRLVELKALFDQTKRLSDSSFLLLPGEEANNFYGGHWLAFFPKPVYWIMSRKEQAPFETKDPQYGTVYRVGNKEEMLKLLEKEKGLAWVAHARTKASTGYPDKYKDEAFFKSDTYLGAAWKSIPADLSWPKLSERVLKLVDDMANWGHKKHAIAESDIFTITNQNEMYAHLNVIYLKMNKLPAYEQGWQSVLDAMRNGKFFVSTGEVLIPNFTINGKESGDVLKLSGAKKVNIDAALQWNFPMNFAEIVSGDGEKVYRERINLNHTTAFGKQKFSWPVDLTGKKWVRIEAWDIAANGAFTPMIWLE; from the coding sequence ATGAAAAAAATACTGTTTTTTTTATTGTTGATTTTCAGCCTGTATGCACAGGCGCAGCCTTTAGTCGATCTGAATGCATTTAAGAGCAACGGGGCAGTGGTGAGTATAGATCAAAAACGGGTCACCATAAAATGGCCCGGCGGAGCATCTGCTTTCTCCCGGGTTGTGCTTGATCTTGAAAAAAATCAACCATTGTTTTACAGTATAGGCGAAGAAGAGAATGGGCGCTTTGTAGACATTGTGAAAGGGTTAGATCCCGCTTTTATATTGAGGCAGGGTACACGAACTTTGAGCCCCTCAAGCGGTAGCTGGGATGTATTCTTTGATAGAGTACCTAACAGACCTTACACAACCGAATTGGTACGGCTAGATAAATCTACCGCTAGTGTGCATACGATCGGGGCATCTACAGTGGTGAAAATTAATAAGGTGAATTCCAGGGATTTTTCGGGTCATATTGAGATTACGTTCTACAATGGAAGTCCTTTGTTTAATATAGCAGCCGTTATAGCAACCGATAAAGATTCAACAGCCATTTTATATGATGCCGGGCTGGTGAATAAAAAAGCATTGTGGAAAAATGTGGCCTGGTCGGATGTTAAAAATACGATGCTGAAAATGGAGCCTGCAGCGGGTACCCCGTCGACGGATGTAGAAGTGAAGTACCGCACGGTGATCGGCGAAAATGCAACAGGAAGCCTGGCTGTTTTTCCTGCCCCGCATCAATACTTCTATCCGCTGGATGAAGCATTCAATTTAAAATTTACCTGGTATGGGAAAAACTATTTAGATCTTGTACCTGATTTTGGAATCGGTATCCGGCAGGAGCCAACCGGGGACAGGAGGTTTGTGCCCTGGTTCAATGCGCCGCCTCAAACACAGCAGCGCTTGAATTTCTTTTGCCTGGCCAGCAGTAAAAATGCGAAAGCTACTTTAGAACTAGTGAAGCAATTCACCAATAATGATGTGTTTCCACAATTAGCCGGGCATAAAAGAATGGCCACCCATTTTCACAATGAGTTTATAATGGATGTGGTGTTGAGTGGTAAACCTGTTCCTGAAAAACCAGAGTTTGTGGATGTGCTGAAAAAGCATGGACTGGATATTGTAAAGCTCGCTGAGTTTCATGGCCCTGGCCATCCCAAAGGACCAGACTCAATAAGGTTGGTAGAGCTAAAAGCATTATTTGATCAAACCAAACGCTTGTCCGATAGCAGCTTTCTTTTGTTGCCAGGGGAAGAAGCCAATAATTTTTATGGAGGGCACTGGCTGGCATTTTTTCCTAAACCGGTTTATTGGATTATGTCGAGAAAAGAACAGGCCCCTTTTGAAACAAAAGATCCTCAATATGGTACCGTGTACCGGGTGGGTAACAAAGAAGAAATGCTGAAGCTGCTGGAGAAAGAAAAAGGACTGGCCTGGGTGGCGCATGCGCGTACCAAAGCTTCAACCGGCTACCCTGATAAATATAAGGACGAAGCTTTTTTTAAGTCAGATACCTACCTGGGTGCCGCCTGGAAGTCGATACCGGCGGATCTTTCATGGCCTAAGCTAAGTGAGCGGGTGTTAAAGCTGGTAGATGATATGGCCAACTGGGGACATAAAAAGCATGCGATTGCGGAGTCGGATATTTTCACCATTACCAATCAAAATGAAATGTATGCGCATTTAAATGTGATCTATTTAAAAATGAACAAACTGCCTGCTTATGAACAAGGCTGGCAATCCGTTTTGGATGCCATGCGTAATGGAAAATTTTTCGTTTCCACGGGCGAAGTGCTGATCCCCAACTTCACCATCAATGGGAAAGAATCGGGTGATGTATTAAAATTATCCGGTGCAAAAAAAGTAAATATTGACGCTGCCCTGCAATGGAATTTTCCTATGAATTTTGCAGAGATTGTTTCAGGAGATGGAGAAAAAGTGTACCGGGAACGCATCAACCTTAATCATACCACGGCTTTTGGTAAACAAAAATTTTCCTGGCCTGTAGATCTCACCGGAAAAAAATGGGTGCGCATCGAAGCCTGGGATATTGCAGCCAACGGGGCTTTTACGCCGATGATCTGGTTGGAATAA
- a CDS encoding porin → MKIHKKIIWISGLLFSSYADAQEVVADTSKQEKTTVAFNDKGLQFRKGDDFLMTFRFRTQLRAGYFSRLDNADEPGFEALVRRMRLRFEGYLLSPKLEYRLQLSFANRDMDLESGSPQIVRDAVFYYKPNQNWSFGLGQTKLPGNRERVNSSGELQMPDRSIANGEFTVDRDFGIFIDRDFELKDHIIQLRTAVSTGEGRGQLKTDNGLAYTGRVEYMPFGYFKNKGDYFEGDLDFEETPKVSIGLTYTKNFKTTRTGGQLGTPMVSAYNEDERLAADIRTIMLDGVLKYRGWAFLGEYYDRKVDNFSVADFATRPDDRLIFLTMPAGTAINFQGSKMVSKKDEVVARYTYVKPHQQLIPYQYLLRTKAIGYSHYFNKHKFKIQGYLGLDDREGESEELDDAFENRLNAMIQLEIGI, encoded by the coding sequence ATGAAAATTCATAAAAAGATAATATGGATCAGTGGCCTTCTATTCAGTTCCTACGCCGATGCGCAGGAGGTAGTTGCCGACACATCCAAACAGGAGAAAACCACAGTGGCCTTTAATGACAAAGGGCTTCAATTCCGGAAAGGTGATGATTTCCTGATGACATTTCGCTTCCGTACACAGCTCAGGGCCGGCTATTTCAGTCGTCTAGACAATGCAGATGAGCCCGGTTTTGAGGCGCTCGTGCGAAGAATGCGGCTGCGATTTGAAGGTTATCTGCTATCGCCCAAGCTTGAATACCGGTTGCAACTGAGTTTTGCCAACCGTGATATGGATTTGGAAAGCGGCTCCCCACAAATAGTAAGAGATGCAGTTTTTTATTACAAACCCAATCAAAACTGGTCTTTCGGACTGGGGCAAACCAAATTGCCCGGTAACCGGGAACGGGTGAACTCATCTGGCGAGTTGCAAATGCCCGATAGATCTATTGCCAACGGAGAATTTACGGTGGATAGGGATTTCGGGATTTTTATAGATCGAGATTTTGAGTTAAAGGACCATATCATACAGCTGCGGACCGCAGTTTCAACCGGGGAGGGGCGCGGACAATTAAAAACCGATAACGGGCTGGCTTACACGGGTCGTGTTGAATATATGCCTTTCGGCTATTTTAAAAATAAGGGCGATTATTTTGAAGGCGACCTGGATTTTGAAGAAACTCCTAAAGTTTCAATAGGACTTACTTACACTAAGAATTTCAAGACAACGCGCACGGGAGGACAGCTGGGAACTCCTATGGTTAGCGCATATAACGAAGACGAAAGGCTGGCAGCCGATATACGGACGATCATGCTCGACGGTGTGCTAAAGTATCGGGGCTGGGCGTTTTTAGGAGAATACTATGACCGTAAGGTCGACAATTTTTCGGTTGCGGATTTTGCCACAAGGCCCGATGACCGGCTTATCTTTTTAACCATGCCGGCAGGCACTGCCATTAATTTCCAGGGAAGTAAAATGGTGTCAAAAAAGGATGAAGTAGTAGCTCGATACACTTATGTTAAACCACACCAGCAATTGATCCCCTACCAATATTTACTACGAACCAAGGCTATAGGTTACTCCCACTACTTCAATAAACATAAATTTAAGATACAGGGGTATCTCGGACTCGACGACCGAGAGGGTGAATCAGAAGAGCTGGATGATGCATTTGAAAATCGTCTAAATGCAATGATTCAGCTTGAAATAGGTATCTAA
- the bshB1 gene encoding bacillithiol biosynthesis deacetylase BshB1: MKLDILAIGVHPDDVELGCAGTLLKEIQRGKKAGIVDLTQGELGTRGTVETRYTEAAEAARILGVSVRENLKMRDGFFKNDEDHQLLLIKTIRKYRPDIILGNVLTDRHPDHGRAGNLISDACFLSGLAKIETTDDEGNTQEKWRPRYFLQYMQDWYHEPDLLIDVSDVVETKMRSIDAYITQFHTSESEAGGPQTYISTPDFKESLLARMRMMGKRIGVKYAEAYITQKHIGLSNLEGLILQET; encoded by the coding sequence ATGAAATTAGACATTCTGGCAATTGGAGTTCACCCCGATGATGTTGAATTAGGCTGTGCAGGTACACTGCTAAAAGAAATACAACGCGGAAAAAAAGCAGGTATTGTTGACCTGACACAGGGAGAATTAGGCACCCGGGGTACCGTGGAAACGCGTTATACAGAAGCTGCCGAAGCAGCCAGGATCCTGGGTGTTTCGGTGCGCGAAAACCTGAAAATGCGGGATGGCTTTTTCAAAAATGACGAAGATCATCAGCTGCTGTTAATAAAAACCATACGGAAATACCGGCCGGATATTATTTTGGGTAATGTGTTGACAGACCGTCACCCTGACCATGGCAGAGCCGGCAACCTGATCAGCGATGCCTGTTTTCTTTCAGGGCTTGCCAAAATAGAAACTACTGACGATGAAGGTAATACACAGGAGAAATGGCGTCCCCGTTATTTTTTGCAGTATATGCAGGACTGGTATCATGAGCCGGATTTATTGATAGATGTAAGCGATGTGGTAGAGACCAAAATGAGATCGATCGACGCTTATATTACTCAGTTTCATACATCTGAAAGCGAAGCGGGCGGACCACAAACCTATATTTCTACCCCCGACTTTAAAGAGAGTCTTTTGGCCCGTATGCGCATGATGGGCAAACGGATCGGTGTTAAGTACGCAGAGGCGTATATTACTCAAAAACATATCGGCTTAAGCAACCTGGAAGGACTTATTTTACAGGAAACCTGA
- a CDS encoding fatty acid desaturase family protein encodes MSVPKFATPPPPSFHTVLKTRINDYFKQQGKPSTGNFRLYSKAMFLVVGFLALYVHVIFFTPSAGWAIFECLLLSLFTSAIGFNIMHDGAHGSFSSKPWVNTIAASSLNFLGANTFMWKMKHNVIHHAYTNIDGIDDDLDAKPFLRLCETQKHYKFHKYQHLYFWFAYSLLYLFWIFVSDYKKYFSKKVGDIPLKKMTANDHLTFWGFKLLHICLFVVIPIAMVGVGPWAIGFVSYALFAGFVLSIVFQLAHTVEHTHFPVPNAETNKIDDEWAIHQLKTTANFATKNRLACWFMGGLNFQVEHHLFPKISHIHYPRINKIITATCKEFDVQYIEYKKVKDAVISHVSYLKQLSRPTLVHAH; translated from the coding sequence ATGTCAGTACCGAAGTTTGCTACGCCACCTCCGCCCTCTTTTCATACGGTTTTAAAAACGCGTATCAATGACTACTTTAAGCAGCAGGGAAAGCCCAGTACCGGTAATTTCAGGCTGTATTCCAAAGCTATGTTTCTTGTGGTTGGTTTTTTGGCATTATACGTACACGTTATATTTTTTACGCCTTCTGCAGGATGGGCAATTTTTGAGTGCTTACTTTTAAGCCTTTTTACCTCGGCTATTGGGTTTAATATTATGCACGACGGGGCTCATGGCAGCTTTAGCAGCAAGCCCTGGGTGAACACTATAGCAGCGTCATCGCTAAACTTCCTGGGGGCGAATACATTTATGTGGAAAATGAAACATAATGTGATTCACCACGCCTACACCAATATCGACGGTATCGACGATGACCTGGATGCTAAACCGTTTTTACGGCTATGCGAAACTCAAAAACATTATAAATTCCACAAATATCAGCACCTGTATTTCTGGTTTGCTTATTCGCTCCTTTACCTGTTCTGGATATTCGTTTCTGATTATAAAAAATATTTCTCGAAAAAAGTAGGCGATATTCCGTTGAAGAAAATGACGGCAAATGATCACCTGACTTTTTGGGGCTTTAAGCTGCTCCATATCTGCCTGTTTGTAGTGATCCCCATTGCTATGGTAGGTGTGGGTCCCTGGGCAATCGGATTTGTAAGTTATGCTTTATTTGCCGGTTTTGTTTTGAGCATTGTTTTCCAGCTGGCTCATACGGTGGAACATACACATTTCCCTGTACCTAATGCTGAAACTAATAAAATTGATGATGAATGGGCGATCCACCAGCTTAAAACGACGGCTAATTTTGCCACTAAAAACAGGCTGGCCTGCTGGTTTATGGGCGGTTTAAATTTCCAGGTGGAGCATCATTTATTCCCCAAGATCTCTCATATACATTATCCACGGATCAATAAGATCATTACCGCTACCTGTAAAGAATTTGATGTACAGTATATAGAATATAAAAAGGTAAAAGACGCGGTGATTTCGCATGTATCTTACCTCAAGCAACTGAGCCGCCCTACGCTGGTACATGCGCATTAA
- a CDS encoding peptidoglycan-binding protein LysM, with protein sequence MKKCILLSALALSGVLISGSAFSQATSSTNVKIVLSDFITTENGAGTTAGQTPGAGAEVLFEYPDAASYTAIKSVNQPGHLRVTATKTFQVTVKAMGTNFVHSTTPANVIPVNVVDIVPTAPGSGTPSTVTLSDVEQVILSGVDPGIKTIDVEYQIPAARAQADILGKPSGTYQQVVVYTFSQP encoded by the coding sequence ATGAAAAAGTGTATCCTTTTATCAGCACTGGCCCTATCCGGTGTACTCATTTCGGGTTCTGCCTTTTCGCAGGCTACCTCATCCACCAATGTTAAGATTGTTCTTTCTGATTTTATCACAACAGAAAACGGAGCCGGAACCACTGCAGGACAAACACCCGGCGCGGGCGCCGAGGTTTTGTTTGAGTATCCTGACGCAGCATCTTATACAGCTATTAAATCTGTTAACCAGCCAGGGCACCTTAGGGTAACCGCTACAAAAACTTTCCAGGTTACAGTAAAAGCAATGGGTACCAATTTTGTACATTCTACTACCCCTGCCAACGTAATACCCGTGAATGTAGTAGACATTGTGCCTACAGCTCCAGGAAGTGGTACGCCATCAACAGTAACATTGAGTGATGTAGAACAGGTTATTTTAAGTGGCGTAGATCCAGGTATTAAAACAATCGATGTTGAATACCAGATCCCGGCGGCCAGAGCTCAGGCAGACATACTGGGTAAACCCTCGGGAACGTATCAACAGGTAGTAGTTTATACGTTTTCACAGCCCTAA